A single window of Methylocella tundrae DNA harbors:
- a CDS encoding YVTN family beta-propeller repeat protein translates to MTLIPFCPAVAATAYVSNEKGNSISIIDTDKLAVVNTVKVGRRPRGIALSKDNSQLFICAGDDDTIQILDTKTLTVVGDFQSGADPELLILSPDGKLLYTSNENDNLVTVIDIASRKTILQIPVGVEPEGMALSPDGKVLVNTSETTNMAHLIDTSTRKIFANVLVDARPRSAQFTPNGKELWVSSEVGGTVSVIDAANPKVLQKISFDIPGLAKEAVQPVGIRFTPDGAKAFVALGPANRVAVIDVATKKVDKYLLVGQRVWQLAFTPDFKYLYTTNGVSNDVSVIDVANLKVVKSIPVGPFPWGVAIAP, encoded by the coding sequence ATGACGCTCATTCCTTTTTGCCCGGCTGTCGCCGCGACAGCCTATGTCTCCAACGAGAAGGGCAATTCGATCTCGATCATCGACACCGACAAGCTGGCTGTCGTCAACACGGTCAAGGTTGGGCGCCGCCCGCGCGGCATCGCGCTCAGCAAGGATAATTCGCAGCTGTTCATCTGCGCCGGCGACGATGACACCATCCAGATCCTCGACACGAAAACCTTGACGGTCGTCGGCGACTTTCAGTCCGGCGCGGATCCGGAGCTGCTCATTTTGAGCCCGGATGGAAAGCTGCTCTATACCTCGAATGAGAACGATAATCTCGTGACCGTGATCGACATCGCGAGCCGCAAGACCATTCTGCAGATTCCGGTTGGCGTCGAACCGGAAGGAATGGCCCTCAGCCCCGACGGAAAAGTGCTGGTCAATACGTCGGAAACGACGAATATGGCCCATCTCATCGACACGAGCACGCGCAAGATCTTCGCCAATGTTCTCGTCGATGCGCGGCCGCGCTCGGCGCAATTCACGCCAAACGGCAAGGAGCTTTGGGTCTCTTCGGAAGTCGGCGGCACGGTCAGCGTCATCGACGCCGCCAACCCCAAGGTGCTGCAGAAGATCTCGTTCGACATTCCAGGCCTTGCGAAAGAAGCGGTCCAGCCGGTCGGCATCAGATTCACGCCGGACGGCGCGAAAGCCTTCGTCGCGCTAGGCCCTGCGAACCGCGTCGCCGTGATCGACGTCGCCACTAAAAAAGTCGATAAATATCTACTCGTCGGCCAGCGCGTCTGGCAGTTGGCGTTTACGCCCGATTTCAAATACCTCTACACCACCAACGGCGTTTCCAATGACGTTTCGGTCATCGACGTCGCAAACCTCAAAGTGGTGAAATCGATCCCCGTCGGGCCTTTCCCGTGGGGCGTTGCGATCGCGCCATGA
- a CDS encoding ABC transporter ATP-binding protein, with amino-acid sequence MTADPHEPLSAERDASVAALNVAGVSHSYGKRKALDNVSFAVRPASFTVLLGLNGAGKSTLFSLITRLFGVRAGAISIFGWDVSRTPGEALRRLGVVFQARTLDLDLSVEQNLRYHAALHGMGAAETKARSVEVLTKVDMLDRVNDKVRALSGGQMRRVEIARALLHRPRMLLLDEPTVGLDVKARSDILTHVRSLIASEGIGVLWATHLIDEIESSDDVVVLHRGKLLDKGKVAEVCARAGVASMSAAFNRLAGVDAAESH; translated from the coding sequence ATGACCGCCGACCCGCACGAGCCCCTTTCCGCCGAAAGAGATGCTTCCGTCGCGGCGCTGAACGTTGCCGGCGTCAGCCATTCCTACGGCAAGCGCAAAGCCCTGGATAATGTGTCGTTCGCGGTGCGGCCGGCGAGCTTCACCGTCCTGCTGGGGCTGAACGGCGCGGGCAAGAGCACGCTGTTTTCCTTGATCACGCGCCTGTTTGGCGTGCGCGCGGGCGCGATCTCGATTTTCGGCTGGGACGTCAGCCGCACGCCGGGAGAGGCGCTGCGCCGGCTCGGCGTCGTGTTTCAGGCGCGAACGCTGGATCTTGATCTTTCGGTAGAGCAGAATCTTCGTTATCACGCCGCGCTGCACGGCATGGGCGCCGCCGAGACCAAGGCGCGATCTGTCGAAGTGCTGACGAAAGTCGACATGCTCGATCGGGTCAACGACAAGGTCCGCGCGCTTTCCGGCGGCCAGATGCGCCGCGTCGAAATCGCCCGCGCCCTGTTGCATCGCCCGCGCATGTTGCTCCTTGACGAGCCGACGGTCGGGCTCGACGTCAAGGCGCGATCGGATATTCTGACGCATGTGCGCAGCCTCATCGCATCCGAAGGCATTGGCGTTTTGTGGGCGACGCACCTCATCGACGAGATCGAGAGCAGCGACGATGTTGTCGTGCTGCATCGCGGCAAGCTCCTCGACAAGGGCAAGGTCGCGGAGGTTTGCGCACGCGCCGGCGTCGCCAGCATGAGCGCCGCCTTCAACCGTCTCGCCGGCGTCGACGCCGCGGAATCTCATTGA
- a CDS encoding ABC transporter permease — MSAQEFPALSAPAQGFSLTQYAICLKGVVWREALRFLHQRERFVSALVRPLVWLFIFAAGFRSVLGVSIIPPYDTYVLYDVYITPGLIAMIQLFNGMQSSLSMVYDREMGNMRTLLVSPLPRWFLLTAKLVAGASVSILQVYAFLLIAYFWEIEPPTLWGYLTVLPALILSGLMFGALGMLLSSLIKQLENFAGVMNFVIFPMFFASTALYPLWRVQEGAPMLALVCQLNPFTHAVELIRFAFYGQINPVSLAVVAGCTIVFLGAAIIAYDPSRGMLMRREG, encoded by the coding sequence ATGAGCGCTCAGGAATTTCCCGCCTTATCCGCCCCCGCGCAAGGCTTCAGCCTGACGCAATATGCGATTTGCCTGAAAGGCGTCGTCTGGCGCGAAGCGCTGCGTTTTTTGCATCAGCGCGAACGTTTCGTCTCGGCCCTGGTGCGCCCACTGGTGTGGCTGTTTATTTTCGCGGCGGGATTTCGCTCGGTGCTCGGGGTTTCGATCATCCCGCCCTACGACACCTATGTGCTTTACGACGTTTACATCACGCCGGGACTCATTGCGATGATCCAGCTTTTCAACGGCATGCAGTCCTCGCTCTCGATGGTCTATGATCGCGAGATGGGGAATATGCGCACGCTTCTGGTGAGCCCGTTGCCGCGCTGGTTTCTGTTGACCGCAAAGCTCGTCGCCGGCGCCTCGGTCTCGATCCTGCAGGTCTACGCATTCCTGCTGATCGCCTATTTTTGGGAGATCGAGCCGCCGACCCTTTGGGGCTATCTGACCGTGCTGCCGGCGCTCATCCTGTCAGGCTTGATGTTCGGCGCGCTCGGGATGCTGCTGTCGTCGCTGATCAAGCAATTGGAAAATTTCGCGGGGGTGATGAACTTCGTCATTTTCCCGATGTTTTTCGCGTCCACGGCGCTTTACCCGCTCTGGCGCGTGCAGGAAGGCGCCCCGATGCTGGCGCTGGTCTGTCAGCTCAACCCATTCACCCACGCCGTGGAACTGATCCGTTTCGCCTTCTATGGCCAGATCAATCCGGTATCGCTGGCCGTGGTGGCGGGCTGCACGATCGTTTTTCTCGGCGCCGCCATCATCGCTTATGATCCCTCGCGAGGCATGCTCATGCGGCGCGAGGGATAG
- a CDS encoding c-type cytochrome → MNLRYACIAATLAFLVPASAALAADGDAAAGETLFKQKCSVCHKIGPGAVNFVGPELNGIIGRKAGTAAGYSYSDGVKNAGFDWDSEKLHTWLTNPKAMIAGTKMIFPGLPKESDRDNVIAYISQFKADGSK, encoded by the coding sequence ATGAACCTCAGATACGCCTGCATCGCCGCAACCCTTGCTTTTCTCGTCCCCGCCTCCGCAGCTCTGGCCGCCGACGGAGACGCAGCCGCGGGCGAGACGCTCTTCAAGCAGAAGTGCAGCGTCTGCCACAAGATCGGCCCCGGCGCCGTGAACTTCGTGGGGCCGGAACTGAACGGCATCATCGGCCGTAAGGCGGGCACCGCAGCGGGATACAGCTATTCCGACGGCGTCAAGAACGCTGGCTTCGATTGGGATTCGGAAAAGCTGCACACCTGGTTGACCAATCCGAAAGCCATGATCGCCGGCACAAAAATGATCTTCCCCGGCCTGCCGAAGGAATCGGATCGCGATAACGTCATCGCCTATATCTCCCAGTTCAAGGCCGACGGCTCCAAGTAA
- a CDS encoding ABC transporter substrate-binding protein: protein MTAKRQKNAKNASSPKGNSGRRQRARLGAIFCLTLTLAFAGRSEAADKLRLGVQKTGTFAWELAVIKASKLDAKADLDLVVTELASTEAAKIALMGGAVDIILSDWLWVARERGLASNFVFQPYSTAVGALMVPADSPIQTLDGLKGKTIGVAGGPIDKSWLLLRAYTQRDGLDLKASANVVFGAPALLYAKTANGELDANLNFWNYVVSLEARGFRRLIGIDEVERRLGAKGPLAMVGYVFDESLAKSHGAALDRFFKIAHEAKEELARSDADWTRIGKEIGVTDPKELALYRKRYVEGIPTRPVEDEAADAAALYHILRDIGGPELVGAANELNPGTFYKGAENQTPAEH, encoded by the coding sequence TTGACCGCCAAACGACAGAAGAATGCGAAAAACGCATCGTCTCCGAAGGGAAATTCAGGGCGCCGGCAGCGCGCCCGGCTCGGGGCGATATTTTGTCTCACCCTTACGCTCGCGTTTGCGGGCCGCTCGGAAGCCGCCGACAAGCTCCGCCTTGGCGTCCAGAAGACCGGGACATTCGCCTGGGAGCTCGCGGTCATCAAGGCGTCCAAGCTCGACGCCAAAGCGGACCTCGACCTCGTCGTGACCGAACTCGCCTCAACCGAGGCGGCGAAGATCGCGCTGATGGGCGGCGCAGTCGATATCATCCTGAGCGATTGGCTCTGGGTCGCGAGAGAGCGCGGCCTTGCCTCCAACTTTGTCTTCCAGCCCTATTCGACGGCCGTCGGGGCGCTGATGGTTCCAGCTGATTCGCCGATCCAGACGCTCGATGGATTAAAGGGCAAGACGATTGGCGTCGCGGGCGGCCCGATCGACAAAAGCTGGCTGCTGCTGCGCGCATACACGCAGCGCGACGGACTCGACCTCAAAGCGAGCGCGAATGTTGTTTTCGGCGCGCCAGCCTTGCTTTACGCAAAGACCGCGAACGGCGAACTCGACGCCAATCTCAATTTCTGGAATTATGTCGTGTCTCTCGAGGCCCGTGGTTTCCGCCGGTTGATCGGCATAGATGAGGTCGAAAGGCGGCTTGGCGCCAAGGGACCTCTGGCCATGGTCGGCTATGTCTTCGACGAGAGCCTGGCGAAGAGCCATGGCGCGGCGCTCGACCGGTTTTTCAAGATCGCGCATGAGGCCAAGGAGGAACTCGCCCGCTCCGATGCGGATTGGACGCGGATTGGCAAAGAGATCGGCGTAACGGATCCAAAGGAGCTGGCGCTTTATCGCAAGCGCTATGTCGAGGGCATTCCAACGCGCCCCGTCGAGGACGAGGCCGCGGACGCCGCCGCGCTCTACCATATCCTGCGTGATATTGGCGGGCCCGAGCTTGTTGGCGCCGCGAACGAACTCAATCCGGGCACGTTCTACAAGGGCGCCGAGAACCAAACTCCGGCGGAACACTGA
- a CDS encoding ABC transporter permease, producing the protein MWEVGSSVAGSRLLPSPQAVLTVIGAEARSGALFFNLGATLARVIAAFVFAMAIGSALGMAMGRNKAVDRFCDPWLIVLLNLPALVVIVLAYIWIGLNEVAAIGAVALNKLPNTAATVREGARALDRSLDEMAEVFVMPLGVRFRHVILPQLAPYLAAATRSGLSLVWKIVLVVELLGRSNGVGFEIGTAFQLFDVTRLLAYALPFVALMLAIETFIVQPIERHVSRWRPKHA; encoded by the coding sequence ATGTGGGAGGTCGGATCGAGCGTCGCCGGCTCGCGTCTGCTTCCCTCGCCCCAAGCCGTTCTGACTGTGATTGGCGCCGAGGCGCGTTCCGGCGCTCTCTTCTTCAACCTTGGGGCGACGTTGGCGCGCGTGATCGCCGCTTTTGTTTTCGCCATGGCGATCGGCTCGGCGCTCGGCATGGCGATGGGCCGTAACAAGGCGGTCGATCGCTTCTGCGATCCTTGGCTCATCGTTCTTCTCAATCTTCCGGCGCTGGTTGTGATTGTTCTCGCCTACATCTGGATCGGGCTCAACGAGGTCGCGGCGATCGGCGCGGTGGCGCTGAACAAGCTGCCGAACACGGCGGCGACGGTGCGCGAGGGGGCAAGGGCGCTCGACCGCAGCCTCGATGAGATGGCGGAAGTCTTCGTCATGCCGCTCGGCGTGCGCTTCCGGCACGTCATTCTGCCGCAGCTTGCGCCTTATCTCGCGGCGGCGACGCGGTCCGGCCTGTCGCTGGTCTGGAAGATCGTGCTCGTCGTCGAATTGCTCGGCCGTTCGAATGGCGTCGGCTTCGAGATCGGCACCGCCTTTCAACTTTTCGACGTCACGCGTCTTCTCGCCTATGCGCTTCCCTTTGTCGCCCTGATGCTGGCGATCGAGACTTTCATCGTGCAGCCGATCGAACGCCATGTCTCCCGTTGGCGGCCGAAACATGCTTGA